The Georgenia sp. TF02-10 genome window below encodes:
- the galK gene encoding galactokinase has translation MSAPLPAWSDAEGAGRARAVFAAAFDGEPAGVWTAPGRVNLIGEHTDYNDGLCLPIALEHRTFVALRPRADRTARLVSAQEPDGVQVVDLDSVAPASAGAAGGAVTGWPAYVAGVAWALERDGLAPAGSLPGFDLAVDSCVPYGAGLSSSAAIEAAVAIALDDAAGLGLGADDDGRARLAAACVRAENEVAGAPTGGMDQAAALRARAGHALLLDCRDGSTRQVPLDLAAAGLALLVIDTRAEHRLVDGQYARRRQVCEEAAAVLGVPSLRTPADAVLEGETTPEEVLDRLADDEQRRRVRHVLAEIGRVMFLVARLDQNPGRELRGRALDRVAEALDDSHTSLRDDYEVSAPELDLAVETARAAGAHGARMTGGGFGGSAIALVDAGAADAVADAVAGAFAGAGFTPPAFLLATAGGAARRVG, from the coding sequence GTGAGCGCCCCGCTGCCGGCGTGGTCCGACGCCGAGGGGGCCGGCCGGGCCCGGGCGGTGTTCGCGGCGGCCTTCGACGGCGAGCCCGCCGGGGTGTGGACGGCGCCCGGCCGGGTCAACCTCATCGGCGAGCACACCGACTACAACGACGGCCTGTGCCTGCCCATCGCCCTGGAGCACCGCACCTTCGTGGCGCTGCGCCCCCGCGCGGACCGCACCGCCCGCCTGGTCAGCGCCCAGGAGCCGGACGGGGTCCAGGTGGTGGACCTGGACAGCGTGGCACCGGCCAGCGCGGGCGCGGCCGGCGGCGCGGTCACCGGCTGGCCGGCCTACGTCGCCGGGGTGGCCTGGGCGCTGGAGCGCGACGGCCTGGCCCCGGCCGGGAGCCTGCCCGGGTTCGACCTGGCGGTGGACTCCTGCGTCCCCTACGGCGCAGGCCTGAGCTCCTCGGCGGCGATCGAGGCCGCCGTCGCGATCGCGCTGGACGACGCCGCCGGGCTGGGCCTAGGCGCTGACGACGACGGCCGGGCCAGGCTCGCCGCGGCCTGCGTGCGGGCGGAGAACGAGGTGGCCGGGGCCCCCACCGGGGGGATGGACCAGGCGGCGGCGCTGCGCGCCCGCGCCGGGCACGCCCTGCTGCTGGACTGCCGCGACGGCAGCACCCGGCAGGTCCCGCTCGACCTCGCCGCCGCCGGGCTCGCCCTGCTCGTCATCGACACCCGGGCCGAGCACCGCCTGGTCGACGGCCAGTACGCCCGCCGCCGGCAGGTGTGCGAAGAGGCCGCCGCGGTGCTCGGCGTGCCCTCGCTGCGCACCCCTGCCGACGCCGTGCTGGAGGGGGAGACCACCCCGGAGGAGGTGCTGGACCGGCTGGCCGACGACGAGCAGCGCCGGCGGGTCCGGCACGTGCTGGCCGAGATCGGCCGCGTCATGTTCCTGGTCGCCCGGCTGGACCAGAACCCGGGCCGCGAGCTGCGCGGGCGGGCGCTGGACCGGGTGGCCGAGGCGCTGGACGACTCGCACACCTCGCTGCGGGACGACTACGAGGTCTCCGCGCCCGAGCTCGACCTCGCCGTCGAGACGGCCCGGGCGGCGGGCGCGCACGGCGCCCGCATGACCGGCGGCGGGTTCGGCGGCTCGGCGATCGCGCTGGTGGACGCCGGCGCCGCCGACGCCGTCGCCGACGCGGTGGCCGGCGCCTTCGCCGGGGCCGGCTTCACCCCGCCGGCCTTCCTGCTGGCGACGGCGGGCGGGGCGGCCCGGCGGGTCGGCTGA
- a CDS encoding response regulator transcription factor, producing the protein MRIVIAEDAALMRAGLTALLDALGHRVLHAAKDAEDLNRAVDSHADDPPEVIITDVRMPPTHTDEGLVAALALRERYPAIAILVLSQYLGGEYASRLLATAESQPGGVGYLLKDRVGHLTELDRAIHTVAGGGVVVDPKVIDDLLGRRHHPLAQLTGREQDVMSLMAQGRTNEQIGEELHLSIGSVEKHIRNVFDKLSITPTDGNRRVLATLRWLSFHHRPN; encoded by the coding sequence ATGCGCATCGTGATCGCCGAGGACGCTGCGCTGATGCGGGCAGGTCTCACCGCCCTCCTGGACGCCCTCGGTCACCGAGTCCTCCACGCCGCCAAGGATGCCGAGGATCTGAACCGCGCCGTTGACTCCCATGCCGATGACCCGCCCGAGGTCATCATCACCGACGTCCGGATGCCACCCACCCACACCGACGAGGGCCTGGTGGCGGCGCTGGCGCTGCGCGAGCGGTACCCAGCGATAGCGATCCTGGTCCTGTCCCAGTACCTCGGCGGGGAGTACGCCTCCCGGCTGCTCGCCACGGCCGAGAGCCAACCCGGTGGCGTGGGGTACTTGCTCAAGGACCGCGTCGGCCACCTCACCGAGCTCGACCGTGCCATCCACACTGTCGCGGGAGGCGGAGTGGTCGTCGACCCCAAGGTTATCGACGATCTCCTCGGCCGCCGCCACCACCCGCTCGCCCAGCTCACCGGCCGGGAGCAGGACGTCATGAGCCTCATGGCCCAGGGCCGCACCAACGAGCAGATCGGCGAGGAGCTCCACCTATCCATCGGGTCGGTCGAGAAGCACATCCGCAACGTCTTCGACAAGCTCAGCATCACCCCCACCGACGGCAACCGCCGCGTGCTGGCGACCCTCCGATGGCTCTCTTTCCATCACAGGCCCAACTGA
- a CDS encoding FtsX-like permease family protein, translated as MLTLIIQTFRARWRAWLPAMGVVILVSALVGISILHYWSSTTRQMAAAVAEAGTTLSEVRIAAQTIYVLTALFGAIALNVVGSATVEAERALMGQWRLAGALPRQTSAIAIGLVALTALVGSIPGVALAAVVGPPLVNLVNSMAGPGLEEVPVSMHLIPAAIAIVLTVITCLLGALAPARRAARVPAVEALVTTSPHRTRLTTARMVLTVLGILAAAAIVAIAPNVPATSNGPVTIAFYLGLCLILTFYAAAPALVPAIIRGWGRLLNLVTGPAWQIARRSAMARAQISSATVAPLAAGLGCVGVLIGTVRTFLAQARTVGITDVNLLDSWVIVVVATVMLTGCSVAVVSLTSRNREREFALLRSAGATPSTLGRMVLLEALLYVITALLLATVTTLATVFTLAWLGSRNGLPFAPQFPGLTLAAFAAGAYLATVTAIALPARKAVDANLRTSLSPQ; from the coding sequence ATGCTCACCCTCATCATTCAGACCTTCCGCGCCCGGTGGCGGGCATGGTTGCCCGCCATGGGGGTCGTGATCCTCGTCTCCGCCCTGGTCGGGATCAGCATCCTGCACTACTGGTCCTCCACCACGCGGCAGATGGCCGCGGCCGTTGCGGAAGCCGGCACCACGCTGAGCGAAGTCCGCATCGCCGCCCAGACCATCTACGTCCTGACCGCCCTGTTCGGGGCGATCGCCCTCAACGTGGTCGGTTCAGCCACCGTGGAGGCCGAACGTGCCCTGATGGGGCAGTGGCGACTGGCCGGAGCCTTACCCCGCCAGACATCAGCGATAGCCATCGGGCTCGTCGCCCTCACTGCGCTCGTCGGCTCCATCCCCGGAGTGGCTCTGGCGGCGGTGGTCGGACCGCCGCTGGTCAATCTGGTCAACAGCATGGCCGGACCCGGCCTGGAAGAGGTGCCGGTGAGCATGCACCTGATCCCTGCGGCCATCGCCATCGTCCTGACCGTCATCACCTGTCTGCTCGGTGCACTCGCCCCCGCCCGCCGCGCCGCACGGGTACCCGCCGTCGAGGCGCTCGTGACTACATCCCCACACCGCACGCGCTTGACCACGGCGCGGATGGTGCTCACCGTGCTCGGCATCTTGGCCGCCGCGGCGATCGTCGCGATCGCACCAAATGTTCCGGCGACGTCCAACGGACCGGTGACGATCGCGTTCTACCTCGGCCTGTGCCTGATCCTCACCTTCTACGCCGCCGCCCCGGCGCTGGTCCCGGCGATCATCCGCGGCTGGGGCCGGCTGCTCAACCTGGTGACGGGGCCGGCCTGGCAGATCGCCCGGCGCTCGGCGATGGCCAGGGCTCAGATCAGCAGTGCCACGGTTGCGCCGCTGGCTGCCGGGCTGGGTTGCGTCGGCGTACTAATCGGTACCGTCAGGACTTTTCTGGCCCAAGCGCGCACCGTAGGCATCACCGACGTCAACCTGCTCGACAGCTGGGTCATCGTGGTCGTCGCCACGGTGATGCTCACCGGATGCAGCGTCGCTGTGGTCTCGCTCACCTCTCGCAACCGCGAACGCGAGTTCGCGTTGCTGCGCAGTGCCGGCGCCACCCCGAGCACGCTGGGCCGGATGGTGCTCCTCGAAGCGCTGCTTTACGTCATTACCGCCCTGCTGCTGGCCACGGTGACCACCCTGGCCACCGTCTTCACCCTGGCATGGCTCGGCTCCCGCAACGGCCTGCCCTTCGCCCCGCAGTTCCCTGGGCTCACCCTGGCCGCCTTCGCCGCCGGCGCCTACCTGGCCACCGTCACGGCGATCGCCCTACCCGCCCGAAAGGCCGTCGACGCCAACCTCCGGACCTCGCTCAGCCCCCAGTGA
- a CDS encoding sensor histidine kinase, giving the protein MATTSQRWHMLGVCPRQVPGHLAYLTAQTALGWISTMAAIALPLFPLWADAAAKLEVALLRAGMVAAPPPSRPTIAAWRAMTHALTSIPVAAIGTLAWVVLVACGGLVVQAPYRAVTDQPVVGGASGPTGPVAALVASALALAVLAVVAWLAAAAARVASDIATRTLWSREDLLRGHIDELAHRQALREEAAAAERVRLERTLHDGAQLHLAATAMHLGMIELAAGKVDDPAAKSQLLEHLDAAREENERALDDVRSVATGLRPEPPASLSSALTELVYGLPVSGTADIDLPTLSAEAESALLLIAKEAVTNALRHSGCSSVTIAARRSADQIALTVRDDGAGGVDPDRGTGVRGMRARARSLGGEVAIISPEGGPTTVRATIPYPTSGMERS; this is encoded by the coding sequence ATGGCTACCACCAGCCAGCGATGGCACATGCTGGGTGTCTGTCCGCGCCAGGTGCCGGGGCACCTGGCCTACCTGACCGCCCAGACCGCCCTCGGGTGGATCTCGACCATGGCCGCGATCGCCCTGCCGCTGTTCCCGCTGTGGGCCGACGCAGCCGCCAAGCTGGAAGTCGCGCTGCTTCGGGCCGGGATGGTGGCTGCGCCTCCACCGTCCCGCCCGACGATCGCCGCCTGGCGCGCCATGACGCATGCCCTGACCAGCATCCCGGTCGCCGCCATCGGCACCCTCGCCTGGGTGGTCCTGGTGGCCTGCGGCGGGCTGGTCGTGCAGGCCCCCTATCGGGCCGTCACCGACCAACCCGTCGTGGGCGGGGCGTCCGGCCCCACCGGTCCGGTGGCCGCTCTTGTCGCGTCCGCGCTGGCCCTCGCGGTCTTGGCCGTCGTCGCGTGGCTGGCGGCAGCGGCCGCCCGGGTGGCCAGTGACATCGCGACCCGGACGCTGTGGTCCCGGGAAGACCTGCTCCGAGGACACATCGACGAGCTGGCGCACCGCCAAGCTCTCAGAGAGGAGGCCGCGGCCGCCGAGCGAGTCCGGCTGGAACGCACCCTGCACGACGGTGCACAGCTGCACCTCGCCGCCACGGCCATGCACCTGGGCATGATCGAGCTCGCCGCAGGAAAGGTCGATGACCCGGCAGCAAAGTCCCAGCTGCTGGAGCACCTGGACGCGGCACGCGAGGAGAACGAACGCGCCCTCGACGACGTCAGATCGGTGGCCACGGGTCTGCGCCCCGAGCCGCCGGCCTCATTGAGCAGTGCGCTGACGGAACTGGTGTACGGGCTGCCAGTGTCCGGAACCGCAGACATCGACCTCCCGACCCTGTCCGCGGAGGCCGAATCCGCGCTGCTGCTGATCGCCAAGGAGGCGGTGACCAACGCCTTGCGCCACTCCGGCTGCTCCTCGGTGACCATCGCCGCGCGGCGATCCGCCGACCAGATCGCGCTCACCGTCCGGGACGACGGGGCGGGAGGTGTCGACCCCGACCGTGGAACCGGCGTGAGGGGAATGCGTGCCCGGGCACGGTCCCTCGGCGGTGAGGTGGCCATCATCAGCCCGGAAGGGGGGCCCACCACGGTGCGGGCCACCATCCCCTACCCCACGTCCGGGATGGAGCGCTCCTGA
- the galT gene encoding galactose-1-phosphate uridylyltransferase, whose product MPDPTTPDPTTPDPAAPTPDPATPAPAVRKTTTRLADGRELIYFDDSEPYVSGAKTRRLDDPRPLPDRFADVVGPDGVARPVTAPQMRYDVLTGEWVPMATHRMNRTFLPPADANPFAPARPGAAYSDGEIPDTDYDVVVFENRFPSLVAVPGVPDEVSHLDGEELWPVRPAAGRTEVICFSPDATASLAGVGTHRMRTVIAAWADRTTALGALPGIEQVFCFENRGEEIGVTLHHPHGQIYGYPYVTPRTATMLRQARAHRERTGRNLLRDVLDAELRAGRRVVAESDHWVAYVPAAARWPVEVHLAPRRDVPDLPALTDAERADLAGIYLRVLQGGDAFFVWPDGDPRAGQPIRLPYIAAWHQAPVRLGREDLRLHLQLFSVLRAPGKLKYLAGSESGMGAWISDTTPERIADRFREVVPAVAAEPAPAGAEQ is encoded by the coding sequence ATGCCCGACCCCACCACGCCCGACCCCACCACGCCCGACCCGGCCGCGCCCACGCCCGACCCAGCCACACCCGCGCCCGCCGTGCGCAAGACCACCACCCGCCTCGCGGACGGCCGCGAGCTCATCTACTTCGACGACAGCGAGCCGTACGTCTCCGGCGCGAAGACCCGGCGGCTGGACGACCCCCGGCCGCTGCCGGACCGCTTCGCCGACGTCGTCGGGCCGGACGGCGTCGCCCGCCCGGTGACGGCGCCGCAGATGCGCTACGACGTGCTGACCGGGGAGTGGGTCCCGATGGCCACCCACCGGATGAACCGCACCTTCCTGCCGCCGGCGGACGCCAACCCGTTCGCCCCGGCCCGCCCCGGCGCGGCGTACTCCGACGGGGAGATCCCGGACACCGACTACGACGTGGTCGTCTTCGAGAACCGCTTCCCCTCCCTGGTGGCGGTGCCCGGCGTCCCGGACGAGGTGAGCCACCTCGACGGCGAGGAGCTGTGGCCGGTGCGGCCGGCGGCCGGCCGGACCGAGGTCATCTGCTTCTCCCCTGACGCCACCGCCTCCCTCGCCGGGGTCGGCACCCACCGGATGCGCACGGTCATCGCCGCCTGGGCCGACCGCACCACCGCCCTGGGCGCCCTGCCGGGCATCGAGCAGGTCTTCTGCTTCGAGAACCGCGGCGAGGAGATCGGGGTGACGCTGCACCACCCGCACGGGCAGATCTACGGCTACCCCTACGTCACCCCGCGCACCGCGACGATGCTCCGCCAGGCCCGGGCGCACCGCGAGCGCACCGGCCGCAACCTGCTGCGCGACGTCCTGGACGCCGAGCTGCGGGCCGGCCGCCGGGTGGTCGCCGAGAGCGACCACTGGGTCGCCTACGTCCCGGCGGCGGCCCGCTGGCCCGTCGAGGTCCACCTCGCCCCCCGCCGGGACGTCCCGGACCTGCCGGCCCTGACCGACGCGGAGCGGGCGGACCTCGCCGGCATCTACCTGCGGGTGCTGCAGGGCGGGGACGCCTTCTTCGTCTGGCCCGACGGCGACCCGCGGGCCGGGCAGCCCATCCGCCTGCCGTACATCGCGGCCTGGCACCAGGCCCCGGTGCGGCTGGGGCGGGAGGACCTGCGCCTGCACCTGCAGCTCTTCTCCGTCCTGCGCGCCCCGGGGAAGCTGAAGTACCTCGCCGGCTCGGAGTCCGGCATGGGGGCGTGGATCTCCGACACCACCCCCGAGCGGATCGCCGACCGGTTCCGCGAGGTCGTCCCCGCCGTGGCCGCCGAGCCCGCGCCGGCCGGAGCCGAGCAGTGA
- a CDS encoding FAD-binding oxidoreductase has protein sequence MARVVVVGAGIVGAAVAYESARAGAEVVLLDKSVPASGVTADSFGWIGRPRGGDPPDASTPLRRRALPEYRRMEAEVPGVQVHWRGALVWDEEPLGADARLGPDERLLEAAEVARLEPHLRVRARPTRALHLPDHGAIDPVAVTQALVGAAQDHGAELVASSVVTALTLRDGRVVGVQASTGFVPAETVVVTAGVDAPVLCASLGFGLPVAPSPALLMRFTAPAGLVRTLVATPHLEVREAADGELLVAADYDGEVGHEDLQRAGQKMLRRLTATVSVPGVRLVSVRLGVRPLPVDGLPVIGPIPGVSGAYVVVMHSGITLAPAVARLVAAEIVHGNEAEDLTGLRPARFRAAHASL, from the coding sequence ACAAGTCGGTGCCGGCCTCGGGAGTGACCGCGGACTCCTTCGGGTGGATCGGCAGGCCGCGCGGCGGCGACCCTCCGGACGCGAGCACGCCCCTGCGTCGCCGCGCCCTGCCGGAGTACCGGCGCATGGAGGCCGAGGTACCGGGCGTGCAGGTGCACTGGCGAGGGGCGCTGGTGTGGGACGAGGAGCCTCTCGGGGCTGACGCCCGGCTCGGACCCGATGAGCGGCTGCTGGAGGCGGCGGAGGTCGCGCGGCTGGAGCCCCACCTCCGGGTTCGAGCCCGGCCGACCCGCGCCCTGCACCTACCGGACCACGGAGCGATCGACCCGGTCGCCGTGACGCAGGCGCTGGTGGGGGCGGCGCAGGACCACGGCGCCGAGCTGGTGGCCAGCTCCGTCGTCACGGCGCTCACCCTCCGCGACGGCCGGGTCGTGGGTGTGCAGGCATCCACGGGCTTCGTGCCCGCCGAGACCGTGGTCGTGACGGCCGGGGTGGACGCGCCCGTGCTGTGCGCGTCGCTCGGCTTCGGCCTGCCCGTCGCGCCGTCCCCTGCTCTGCTGATGCGCTTCACGGCCCCTGCCGGGCTGGTCCGCACGCTGGTAGCCACCCCGCACCTCGAGGTCCGCGAGGCTGCCGATGGTGAGCTGCTGGTCGCGGCCGACTACGACGGCGAGGTCGGCCACGAGGACCTGCAACGCGCAGGTCAGAAGATGCTGCGCCGCCTGACCGCCACCGTCAGTGTCCCCGGTGTCCGCCTGGTCAGCGTGCGGCTCGGGGTGCGACCCTTGCCGGTGGACGGGCTGCCGGTCATCGGTCCCATCCCCGGCGTCAGTGGCGCCTACGTCGTCGTGATGCACTCCGGCATCACCCTGGCCCCAGCCGTCGCGCGGCTCGTCGCCGCAGAGATCGTGCACGGCAATGAGGCCGAGGACCTCACGGGCCTGAGGCCAGCTCGGTTCCGTGCTGCGCACGCCAGTCTGTGA
- a CDS encoding mannose-1-phosphate guanylyltransferase, with amino-acid sequence MPTADPPLLHAIVPAGGAGTRLWPLSRRRAPKFLLDLTGSGRTLLQETVDRLVPLTTTAGVTVVTGAGHAPAVHRQLPELAAGQVLAEPSPRDSMAAIGLAAAVLARRHGDVVVGSFAADHVIADRPAFERAVREAVDVARGGRVVTIGVEADHPATAFGYIRAGDPLPGAPTARQVRGFTEKPDAATAAAYLATGEYRWNAGMFVARAAVLLGHLAEQRPALHDGLQQVVAAWDTPDRERVLAEVWPGLEKVAIDHAIAEPVAAAGGVAVVPAAMGWDDVGDFTALAGLLPAGPDGVRVLGRSVGEADGGAIPGQGRAGGSVLAQDADGGLVVPAGGRLVAVLGLPDVVVVDTPDALLVTDRSHAQAVKGIVDALGAEGRDELL; translated from the coding sequence GTGCCCACCGCCGACCCGCCCCTGCTGCACGCCATCGTCCCGGCCGGCGGCGCCGGTACCCGGCTGTGGCCGCTCTCCCGGCGCCGCGCGCCGAAGTTCCTCCTGGACCTCACCGGCTCCGGCCGCACGCTGCTGCAGGAGACCGTCGACCGGCTCGTCCCGCTGACCACCACCGCCGGCGTCACGGTCGTCACCGGCGCGGGCCACGCGCCGGCCGTGCACCGCCAGCTGCCCGAGCTCGCCGCCGGGCAGGTGCTCGCCGAGCCAAGCCCCCGGGACTCCATGGCCGCGATCGGGCTGGCCGCAGCCGTCCTCGCCCGCCGGCACGGCGACGTGGTCGTGGGGTCCTTCGCCGCCGACCACGTCATCGCCGACCGGCCCGCCTTCGAGCGCGCGGTGCGGGAGGCGGTCGACGTCGCCCGCGGCGGGCGGGTCGTCACCATCGGCGTCGAGGCCGACCACCCCGCCACCGCCTTCGGCTACATCCGGGCCGGCGACCCGCTCCCCGGCGCCCCGACCGCCCGGCAGGTGCGCGGCTTCACCGAGAAGCCCGACGCCGCCACCGCCGCCGCCTACCTGGCCACCGGGGAGTACCGGTGGAACGCCGGCATGTTCGTCGCCAGGGCGGCGGTCCTGCTGGGCCACCTCGCCGAGCAACGGCCCGCCCTGCACGACGGCCTGCAGCAGGTCGTCGCCGCCTGGGACACCCCGGACCGGGAGCGCGTGCTGGCCGAGGTGTGGCCGGGCCTGGAGAAGGTGGCCATCGACCACGCCATCGCCGAGCCGGTCGCCGCCGCCGGCGGGGTCGCCGTCGTGCCCGCCGCCATGGGCTGGGACGACGTCGGCGACTTCACCGCGCTCGCCGGGCTGCTGCCTGCGGGTCCCGACGGTGTCCGCGTCCTCGGACGGTCGGTGGGGGAGGCCGACGGCGGGGCGATCCCCGGGCAGGGCCGCGCTGGCGGGTCGGTGCTCGCCCAGGACGCCGACGGCGGCCTCGTGGTCCCGGCCGGCGGGCGCCTCGTCGCCGTGCTGGGGCTGCCCGACGTCGTCGTGGTCGACACCCCGGACGCGCTGCTCGTCACCGACCGCTCGCACGCCCAGGCCGTCAAGGGGATCGTCGACGCGCTCGGCGCCGAGGGGCGCGACGAGCTCCTCTGA
- a CDS encoding ABC transporter ATP-binding protein, translated as MPPYSAVIAEHLSKTFAPPGGGEPVEVLHDLTLEVPAAGMTAVVGASGSGKSTLLFCLSGLERPSAGEVTLLDTPLSRMNRTQLARLFQDEIGFVFQSYNLVPYLSAEDNVLLPATLAGRRKDRSLARATLASFGLDGKADQVVSTMSNGEQQRVALARAITARPRIIFADEPTGALDTTTSSLVLDTLRGLADETHAVIMVTHDLDAASRADRVAVLRDGRLVATVGAATPAQLLTLMHTVGKEA; from the coding sequence ATGCCTCCTTATTCTGCGGTTATTGCCGAGCATCTATCCAAGACGTTCGCCCCGCCGGGGGGCGGAGAGCCTGTCGAAGTCCTCCACGATCTGACCTTGGAGGTCCCGGCCGCCGGGATGACTGCGGTCGTGGGTGCCAGCGGGTCGGGAAAGTCGACCTTGTTGTTCTGCCTCAGCGGTCTGGAGCGGCCCTCTGCCGGTGAAGTCACCCTCCTCGACACGCCGCTGAGCCGAATGAACCGCACCCAGCTGGCCCGCCTGTTCCAGGACGAGATCGGGTTCGTCTTCCAGTCCTACAACCTCGTGCCCTACCTCAGCGCCGAGGACAACGTGCTGCTGCCCGCCACGCTCGCCGGCCGCCGCAAGGACCGCTCCCTGGCCCGGGCGACCCTGGCCTCCTTCGGACTGGACGGCAAGGCCGACCAGGTGGTGTCCACCATGTCGAACGGGGAACAGCAACGCGTCGCACTGGCTCGAGCGATCACCGCCCGCCCGCGGATCATCTTCGCCGACGAACCCACCGGTGCCCTGGACACCACCACCTCGTCCTTGGTGCTCGACACCCTGCGCGGCCTGGCCGACGAGACCCACGCGGTCATCATGGTCACCCACGATCTCGACGCCGCGTCCCGGGCCGACCGCGTCGCGGTGCTGCGCGACGGGCGGCTGGTCGCCACCGTCGGTGCCGCAACACCGGCCCAGCTGCTCACGCTGATGCACACGGTCGGCAAGGAGGCATGA
- a CDS encoding DeoR/GlpR family DNA-binding transcription regulator produces MTTEAPASGPPLARQRQQFIVDAVARHGGIRVAEVVEALGVSEMTVRRDINELVGQGLVERVHGGAVAPSTAAAEPLFTTKAGQHEAAKAAIGRRAAARVRPGDALLLTAGSTTLAVARALVDLEHLGTLTVLTNSLPAAQVLHEAAERAHDEGRPAATVVLTGGERTRSDALVGPVAVDALRSLRVEWAFLGAHGADAERGLMSPNLAEAQTNAAMVAAARVAVAVVDATKWGVPGLRTFCSLDDLAVLVTDAPPPPTAAAALESHDVVLDLAQE; encoded by the coding sequence ATGACCACCGAGGCTCCCGCCTCCGGCCCGCCGCTGGCCCGGCAGCGCCAGCAGTTCATCGTCGACGCCGTCGCCCGGCACGGCGGGATCCGCGTGGCCGAGGTGGTCGAGGCGCTCGGGGTCTCGGAGATGACCGTGCGCCGCGACATCAACGAGCTCGTCGGCCAGGGGCTCGTGGAGCGGGTGCACGGCGGTGCCGTCGCCCCCTCCACCGCCGCCGCCGAGCCGCTGTTCACCACCAAGGCCGGCCAGCACGAGGCCGCCAAGGCCGCGATCGGCCGGCGCGCCGCCGCCCGCGTGCGGCCCGGGGACGCCCTCCTGCTCACCGCGGGCAGCACCACCCTCGCCGTCGCCCGGGCGCTGGTCGACCTGGAGCACCTGGGCACCCTGACCGTCCTGACCAACTCCCTGCCCGCCGCGCAGGTCCTGCACGAGGCGGCCGAGCGCGCCCACGACGAGGGCCGGCCGGCCGCGACCGTCGTCCTTACCGGCGGGGAGCGGACGAGGTCCGACGCGCTCGTCGGCCCGGTGGCCGTGGACGCCCTGCGCAGCCTGCGGGTGGAGTGGGCGTTCCTCGGCGCCCACGGCGCGGACGCCGAGCGCGGCCTGATGTCGCCCAACCTCGCCGAGGCGCAGACCAACGCCGCGATGGTGGCCGCGGCCAGGGTGGCGGTCGCCGTCGTCGACGCCACCAAGTGGGGCGTGCCGGGGCTGCGCACCTTCTGCAGCCTGGACGACCTCGCCGTCCTCGTCACCGACGCCCCGCCCCCGCCCACCGCCGCCGCGGCCCTGGAGAGCCACGACGTCGTCCTCGACCTCGCCCAGGAGTGA
- a CDS encoding 2'-5' RNA ligase family protein encodes MHLPPRHGDQVRIGVALEVPAPYGPALRAARARLGDPLAHAIPPHVTLVPPTVVEAAELPVVVDHLAEVAGRYAPFVVQLAGTGTFRPVTPVVFVNVVQGGDRCEELQRAARTGPLAQELRFPYHPHVTVAHDLPGAALDEAERDLAGFAATYAQGSMRLYEHGDDGVWRTVARLPLVGSTVVPAAAR; translated from the coding sequence ATGCACCTGCCCCCGCGCCACGGTGACCAGGTCCGGATCGGCGTCGCCCTGGAGGTCCCCGCCCCCTACGGCCCGGCGCTGCGCGCGGCCCGCGCCCGGCTGGGTGACCCCCTCGCCCACGCCATCCCCCCGCACGTGACCCTCGTGCCGCCCACCGTCGTCGAGGCGGCCGAGCTGCCGGTCGTGGTCGACCACCTCGCCGAGGTCGCCGGCCGCTACGCCCCGTTCGTCGTCCAGCTCGCCGGGACGGGCACCTTCCGGCCGGTCACGCCGGTGGTCTTCGTCAACGTCGTCCAGGGCGGGGACCGGTGCGAGGAGCTGCAGCGCGCCGCGCGCACCGGCCCGCTGGCCCAGGAGCTGCGCTTCCCGTACCACCCGCACGTCACCGTCGCCCACGACCTGCCGGGCGCCGCCCTGGACGAGGCCGAGCGCGACCTGGCCGGCTTCGCGGCCACCTACGCGCAGGGCAGCATGCGCCTGTACGAGCACGGTGACGACGGCGTGTGGCGCACGGTGGCTCGGCTGCCGCTGGTCGGCAGCACCGTGGTGCCCGCCGCCGCGCGCTAA